One window from the genome of Methyloradius palustris encodes:
- a CDS encoding RNA polymerase sigma factor, with product MLTTIELPSSRTNNMLWYGLDLSWAYADLLPGIRRQTSCVQLAYDVLHDALLRFALTKNPERITQPHAYLRTVVKNILADNYREMARFVPFLMETPETSSDSNDQITTHQIEDAFSPSPEHLADLQQRLQALQRIIDCLPPKCREVFWLFRIEGIHQTEIADKLGISVNMVERHVIRALVDLRSARDLLLN from the coding sequence ATGTTAACGACTATAGAGTTACCTTCTTCTCGAACTAACAATATGCTCTGGTATGGTTTGGATCTCAGTTGGGCCTATGCAGATTTGCTCCCTGGTATACGCAGGCAAACTTCTTGTGTGCAACTTGCTTATGATGTTCTGCATGATGCACTTCTACGGTTTGCATTAACCAAAAATCCAGAACGTATTACTCAACCCCATGCCTATTTGCGTACAGTGGTTAAGAATATCCTCGCAGATAACTATCGAGAGATGGCGCGCTTTGTTCCCTTTCTGATGGAAACACCTGAGACCTCAAGTGACTCGAACGATCAAATCACTACACACCAGATAGAAGATGCCTTTTCCCCGTCACCAGAACATTTAGCTGATTTACAGCAACGACTGCAGGCATTACAGCGCATCATTGATTGTTTGCCACCCAAATGTAGAGAAGTTTTCTGGCTGTTCCGCATCGAAGGCATCCATCAAACAGAGATTGCAGATAAATTGGGCATTAGTGTGAATATGGTTGAGCGGCATGTAATAAGAGCCTTGGTCGATTTACGCAGTGCCCGCGATTTGCTTCTCAATTAG
- a CDS encoding beta-propeller fold lactonase family protein: protein MQQPLIKLGLTKILILSMGMILTPYAMADGKGIAYVSNQDGGVQVIDLETMEFTGNVDIGAKGPRGIGVTDNGKWLVTANKDDSNISIVDTSGATPPKLVVVGKNPEFVRIKGDRAYVTYEPSSKSGPPKTGPDAAKDDDDDDNIPGHIAIVDLKKGKVVMDIVGKPETEGLEFTKDGKKMVVANESDNSLTVHDLKTGKLLKNIAVGKYGNRPRGIKNSPDGKIYATTLELSNKLLILNDKFEVIKEIPTGKFPYGLSFNRAGTRIFVATNKEKALQVFDAQTYEKIKDIPVGDRCWHFSFTPDDQQILLACGKSNEILVIDANKLEVTKRLADTQTPWGIVTYPKSMGSIDRP, encoded by the coding sequence ATGCAGCAACCTCTTATCAAACTTGGTCTGACTAAAATTCTAATCTTAAGTATGGGGATGATATTGACCCCCTATGCAATGGCGGACGGCAAGGGGATTGCTTATGTTTCCAACCAAGATGGTGGTGTGCAAGTGATTGATCTTGAAACCATGGAATTCACAGGCAATGTTGATATTGGTGCAAAAGGGCCGCGAGGCATTGGTGTGACTGATAATGGCAAATGGCTGGTGACCGCAAATAAAGATGATAGCAATATCTCAATTGTGGACACTTCTGGTGCTACCCCACCTAAACTTGTCGTTGTCGGCAAAAATCCTGAGTTTGTTCGCATCAAGGGTGATCGTGCTTACGTCACATATGAACCCAGCTCTAAATCGGGGCCGCCAAAGACAGGGCCAGACGCAGCTAAAGACGATGATGACGATGACAATATCCCTGGGCATATTGCGATTGTTGACCTGAAAAAAGGTAAAGTGGTCATGGATATCGTCGGTAAGCCTGAGACTGAAGGCTTGGAATTTACCAAAGATGGCAAGAAGATGGTGGTGGCTAACGAGTCCGATAACTCACTCACAGTGCATGATCTTAAGACTGGCAAATTGCTAAAAAACATCGCCGTAGGTAAATACGGTAACCGTCCGCGTGGTATCAAGAACTCCCCCGATGGGAAGATATATGCGACCACGCTGGAGCTATCCAACAAGTTACTAATCTTGAATGATAAGTTTGAAGTGATTAAGGAAATCCCTACTGGTAAATTTCCTTATGGACTAAGTTTCAACCGTGCAGGAACAAGAATCTTTGTTGCGACAAACAAGGAAAAAGCATTACAGGTTTTTGACGCACAAACCTACGAGAAAATTAAGGATATTCCAGTTGGAGACCGCTGCTGGCATTTCAGTTTTACACCAGATGACCAGCAAATACTGCTGGCTTGTGGCAAATCGAATGAAATATTGGTAATTGATGCCAACAAACTGGAAGTGACCAAACGCCTTGCTGACACACAAACACCCTGGGGAATCGTGACTTATCCAAAATCCATGGGCAGTATTGACCGCCCTTGA
- a CDS encoding inositol monophosphatase family protein, with protein sequence MHPILTNAVKAARRAGSIITRASQDVGALKVRSKTYNDFVTEVDQAAERAIIETLQDAYPDHGFLGEESGHDRTDAENVWIIDPLDGTTNFLHGFPQYSISIALMQQGVLTQAVVYDPNRNDLFTATRGRGAYLNDKRIRVSNRAKLQESMIGTGFPFRDFAHLDTYLAMFKDMVKKSSGVRRPGSAALDLAYVAAGWFDGFWEIGLSKWDIAAGALLIQEAGGIVGDFEGNEEWINSGNIVAGNPKVFAQILQTLAPHLTDGLKTKPAAKADSVEL encoded by the coding sequence ATGCATCCTATTTTGACCAATGCAGTAAAAGCCGCGCGCCGCGCAGGCAGTATTATCACGCGCGCCTCACAAGATGTAGGCGCACTCAAGGTGCGCAGTAAAACCTATAACGATTTTGTTACTGAAGTGGATCAAGCCGCAGAGCGGGCCATTATTGAGACCTTGCAAGATGCCTACCCAGACCACGGCTTTTTAGGTGAAGAAAGCGGACATGACCGCACCGATGCTGAAAATGTCTGGATTATCGATCCGCTTGATGGCACCACCAATTTCCTGCATGGTTTTCCACAATACTCAATTTCAATCGCCTTAATGCAGCAAGGCGTACTGACCCAAGCCGTTGTTTACGACCCAAACCGCAATGACCTATTCACCGCCACCCGTGGCCGCGGTGCTTACCTAAACGATAAACGTATTCGCGTGAGCAATCGCGCCAAGTTGCAAGAATCCATGATAGGCACTGGCTTCCCATTCCGTGATTTTGCGCATCTTGATACCTATCTTGCCATGTTCAAGGATATGGTAAAAAAGAGCTCTGGTGTGCGTCGTCCCGGCTCTGCCGCACTAGACTTGGCTTACGTAGCCGCAGGCTGGTTCGATGGCTTTTGGGAAATTGGCCTTTCAAAATGGGATATCGCCGCAGGTGCTTTGCTGATTCAGGAAGCTGGCGGTATTGTTGGCGATTTTGAAGGCAACGAAGAATGGATCAATAGCGGCAATATTGTTGCAGGCAATCCAAAAGTGTTTGCGCAGATTCTGCAGACATTGGCACCACATTTAACTGACGGACTCAAAACAAAACCAGCCGCTAAAGCTGATTCAGTCGAACTGTAG
- a CDS encoding FecR family protein has translation MSQTVQQINISPKHIKSLRETAARWFFRIKNTEPDHPDRGQFEAWLMANPVHAQEYLAVSSVWEDFDSTAKIQSLADIMERKTNELRDERSKKLKQLANRAVHFMVVLGVSLFGYHFWQDWAARPVFQVANITPVGQMQEQVLADGSKLIINANTNIEVTYYRDRRTAKISQGEVIFDVAKDPSRPFVIDSGHARITVLGTHFVVNRLNGLVRVSVDHGSVRVEAQDSTGANILTPIVLHNGEVAEVKPGEMPQRVERNAADAFTFQNGTLVFDEASLEEISETLSRYRKIPIKSITTRHSDPHVTAVMKVRDTERFLALLPEISPIKIEQTDNQTLLIGKK, from the coding sequence ATGTCACAGACGGTACAGCAAATAAACATCAGCCCTAAGCATATTAAAAGCTTAAGGGAGACGGCTGCGCGCTGGTTTTTCCGCATTAAAAATACAGAGCCGGATCACCCAGATCGTGGTCAGTTTGAAGCGTGGTTGATGGCTAATCCTGTGCATGCCCAAGAGTATTTGGCTGTTTCTTCGGTGTGGGAGGATTTTGATTCAACCGCCAAAATCCAGTCACTTGCGGACATCATGGAGCGCAAAACTAATGAATTGCGTGATGAGCGCAGCAAGAAACTTAAGCAGCTAGCTAATCGCGCTGTACATTTTATGGTCGTGCTCGGTGTGAGTTTGTTTGGATACCATTTTTGGCAGGATTGGGCTGCAAGGCCAGTTTTTCAGGTGGCCAATATTACTCCTGTAGGCCAGATGCAGGAACAAGTGCTGGCCGATGGCAGTAAGCTGATTATCAATGCCAATACCAATATTGAAGTGACTTATTACCGCGATAGGCGAACTGCAAAAATTAGCCAGGGTGAGGTCATTTTTGACGTGGCAAAAGACCCATCACGGCCATTTGTTATTGATAGCGGGCATGCAAGAATCACGGTGCTAGGCACCCACTTCGTCGTTAATCGATTAAATGGTTTGGTTCGTGTCAGCGTTGACCATGGCAGCGTAAGGGTGGAAGCACAAGACTCTACAGGGGCCAATATCCTGACGCCAATTGTTTTGCATAATGGAGAGGTTGCCGAAGTGAAACCAGGTGAAATGCCGCAACGTGTTGAACGTAATGCGGCTGATGCGTTTACCTTCCAGAATGGCACCTTGGTTTTTGATGAAGCCAGCCTGGAAGAGATTTCCGAAACATTATCGCGTTATCGCAAAATACCTATTAAATCTATTACCACTCGGCACAGCGATCCCCATGTGACTGCAGTGATGAAGGTAAGAGATACAGAAAGATTTTTAGCGCTATTACCTGAAATTTCACCCATCAAGATTGAGCAAACCGATAACCAAACGCTGCTTATCGGTAAAAAATGA
- a CDS encoding energy transducer TonB, producing the protein MSYRRAQYVEPDRRLPAFGIALSMHIAVLLLWSHLDHVPVKPPILFEIELTQVAAKSEASSISPPEPIPTKQEPQISKAKPVPVKTAQVKPSQPLMAKEMPAHEQDFVVPSNSSQSQQPSITTDSPAASPAEAKADVSETSVTSANKSQSTHSEEADPTEAWNGYGQMLYEWISKNKNYPELAIRRHWEGRAKVIARFDQGKLISVSIMESGSGHQVLDDAALETLRKAANALPVKGKLENKSFTVVIPLNFKLEG; encoded by the coding sequence ATGAGCTACAGAAGGGCGCAATATGTAGAGCCAGATCGGCGGCTGCCTGCATTTGGTATCGCGCTATCCATGCATATTGCTGTTCTACTTCTCTGGTCTCATTTGGATCATGTGCCCGTAAAACCTCCTATCTTGTTTGAGATAGAACTCACCCAAGTTGCAGCAAAATCAGAAGCGTCATCTATATCGCCTCCAGAACCTATTCCAACTAAGCAAGAGCCTCAAATCAGTAAAGCTAAACCAGTCCCGGTTAAAACTGCACAGGTAAAACCTTCTCAGCCACTTATGGCTAAAGAGATGCCTGCTCATGAGCAAGATTTTGTTGTGCCCAGCAATAGCTCTCAGAGCCAGCAACCATCTATAACAACAGACTCTCCAGCGGCAAGCCCCGCAGAAGCAAAAGCTGACGTTAGCGAAACATCAGTCACTTCCGCTAATAAATCCCAAAGCACACATAGTGAAGAAGCCGACCCGACAGAAGCATGGAATGGTTATGGGCAAATGCTTTATGAGTGGATATCCAAGAATAAGAATTATCCAGAACTAGCGATTCGCCGCCATTGGGAGGGGCGAGCAAAGGTGATTGCCAGATTTGACCAAGGAAAACTGATCAGCGTTTCCATTATGGAATCAGGGAGTGGCCATCAGGTGCTGGATGATGCAGCACTGGAGACTCTTAGAAAGGCAGCCAACGCATTGCCTGTGAAAGGCAAGCTGGAAAACAAATCTTTCACTGTGGTGATCCCTCTCAATTTCAAGCTCGAAGGATAG
- a CDS encoding response regulator, with protein MSVPIRIILVDDHLVVRSGLRRLLEQSDDLEVIAEADSGEQAYQIFGEHLPDVLVMDMSMPGMGGLEAVRRILARYPAARIVIFSMHENATFATQALTAGARGYVAKSGAADDLVRGIREVNAGRSYLSASIAQKIALQSLSGEEDPIKRLSAREFEVFRLLAEGGAIEVIADTLNISQKTVANYQTMLKQKLGINSPVELVRLAIRYGVIQG; from the coding sequence ATGAGTGTGCCCATTCGCATTATTTTGGTTGATGACCATCTCGTAGTGCGCTCAGGTTTGCGCCGCTTGCTTGAGCAGAGTGATGATTTGGAAGTCATTGCTGAAGCCGATAGTGGAGAGCAGGCCTATCAGATATTTGGTGAACATCTGCCCGATGTGCTGGTCATGGATATGTCCATGCCTGGCATGGGTGGTTTAGAGGCTGTTCGCCGTATCCTGGCACGTTATCCGGCTGCACGGATTGTCATTTTCTCCATGCATGAAAATGCCACCTTTGCTACTCAGGCACTCACCGCTGGTGCCCGAGGCTATGTTGCAAAATCAGGCGCGGCTGATGATCTGGTGCGTGGTATCCGTGAGGTAAATGCAGGCCGCAGCTATCTTAGCGCTTCTATCGCTCAGAAAATTGCATTGCAATCCCTCTCTGGAGAGGAAGACCCTATTAAGCGATTATCTGCCCGTGAGTTCGAAGTTTTCAGGCTACTCGCTGAAGGCGGTGCAATAGAAGTAATTGCGGATACCCTTAATATCAGCCAAAAAACAGTCGCCAATTACCAGACCATGCTCAAACAAAAACTGGGCATCAATAGCCCAGTTGAGTTAGTGCGTCTTGCTATCCGTTATGGCGTGATTCAAGGGTGA
- a CDS encoding histidine kinase, which translates to MSLKLRLNLIITILLGLILLIGVVLMIRNARDDVRAEVESTTLLALHLLDAEILYYTSDYDWANGVTLKDPYGNKTSIFRLQSLDNVRHLHIEFFDAFGKLSDSNSAPLTPQEEVTPLWFVRAVDMVAPIMKPTHRKVTINGRVLGELVITPDPSYEIAEIWHDTLGLLFLVAIFFVAVNAMIYWAVGRALRPVDAIMTALSELEQGNLQARLPTFSLRELTGISTKFNAMAQTLQSSIQNNHRLTQQIISLQEDERKNLARDLHDEIGQYLTAIHVDASAILNAKQLDAVRESASAIDSVARQMMDIVRDMLQRLRPGVLDELGLDAALRDLIDTWRHRNHHIKTNVNISGPLEMLDETASITVYRIVQECLTNISRHSEASRVDIKVENANDQITLIVNDDGRGFGAETTATGFGLAGMRERVEGLGGIFNLTSGPGLGVIVAVILPLTTEVV; encoded by the coding sequence ATGAGCCTTAAACTCCGTCTTAATCTAATCATTACCATATTACTGGGCCTGATCCTGCTGATTGGCGTTGTTCTGATGATTCGCAATGCCCGTGATGATGTACGTGCAGAAGTGGAATCTACAACCCTGTTAGCCCTGCATTTACTGGATGCAGAGATTCTGTATTACACGTCTGATTACGACTGGGCGAATGGCGTTACGCTAAAAGACCCGTATGGGAACAAAACGTCCATTTTCCGTTTGCAGAGTTTGGATAACGTTCGTCACTTACACATTGAGTTTTTCGATGCCTTCGGTAAGTTGAGTGACAGCAATAGTGCACCACTTACACCTCAGGAAGAGGTCACGCCGTTGTGGTTTGTTCGTGCCGTAGATATGGTGGCACCTATCATGAAGCCGACGCATAGAAAGGTGACGATCAATGGTCGTGTGCTTGGTGAGTTAGTAATCACGCCTGATCCGTCGTATGAAATTGCAGAAATCTGGCACGACACTCTGGGCTTACTTTTTCTGGTGGCTATCTTTTTCGTAGCAGTGAATGCCATGATTTATTGGGCAGTAGGGCGCGCACTTCGTCCCGTTGATGCCATCATGACCGCACTTTCTGAGCTGGAACAAGGAAATCTGCAAGCACGCCTACCTACGTTCAGCTTGCGAGAGCTGACTGGTATCAGTACAAAATTCAACGCCATGGCGCAAACACTGCAAAGCAGCATTCAGAATAACCATCGTCTAACTCAGCAGATCATTAGTTTGCAAGAAGATGAACGAAAAAATCTTGCCCGTGATCTTCACGATGAGATCGGTCAATACCTCACCGCAATTCACGTAGATGCATCAGCAATCCTCAATGCCAAACAGCTAGATGCAGTGCGCGAGAGTGCCAGTGCCATCGATTCGGTGGCAAGGCAGATGATGGATATCGTGCGTGATATGTTGCAGCGCTTACGTCCTGGCGTTCTTGATGAATTGGGTTTGGATGCCGCGTTACGCGATCTGATCGATACCTGGCGACATCGGAATCATCATATTAAAACTAATGTGAATATCTCAGGTCCGCTTGAAATGTTGGACGAAACAGCAAGCATCACCGTATATCGCATCGTGCAGGAATGTTTGACCAATATTAGCCGTCACTCAGAAGCAAGCCGTGTTGATATCAAGGTAGAAAATGCCAATGACCAGATTACGTTGATTGTGAACGATGATGGGCGCGGATTCGGAGCTGAGACTACTGCAACGGGCTTTGGCCTCGCAGGCATGCGTGAGCGAGTTGAAGGCCTGGGCGGTATTTTTAATTTAACCAGCGGCCCAGGCTTAGGTGTAATTGTCGCAGTGATCCTTCCATTAACCACAGAGGTTGTTTAA